The genome window GTTTTTGCTGGGGCGGTTGTCGGTAGTGGATCGCCAGGCTGTGAATAAATCCCTGTCTGGATATGCCACCCTCAATCCGGCTTTCGAACGACACAAATGCGTGTTTATCCATGTGCCCAAATGCGCGGGAAGCAGTGTTTGCTCGGCGTTGCTCGATGGGCGTTGGCCGGGGCACCTGCCGTATTACTGGTACCAGCAGCAATTTCCCGAGCACTGCGAGCGCAGCTTCAAGTTTGCCTTCGTGCGTGACCCGCTGGAGCGTGCCTACTCGGCCTATACCTACTTGCGCAGCAATCATATGGGCGGTCGTGACCTGCATGCCCAGGCGCTGGTTTCCAGCTATCGTGACTTTGATCACTTCGTCGCCGGCTGGCTGCACCCCGACAATCTGCGGCGCCAACTGCACTTTGCCCCCCAGACTGATTTCCTGGTGGATCAGGTGGGCCACATGGCCATGGATTTCCTGGGGCGCCAAGAGTCCCTGGAGCAAGACTTCCGGCACCTGTGTGAGCGTCTCGGCGTGACTACATTCCTGCCACATCTCAATATTTCACTGGGTCGGCGCAACGAGCCGGTCAGGGATTTCTGCACCCTGCGCACACGCCGACTGGTCCGGCGTGCCTATCAACGTGACTATGAGGTCCTGGGTTATGAATAGTCCGTCGCTTGTCAGTGGTTCTGCTTCCATCCGTCCCTTTGGCTTGTCGTTGTCGGCGGCTGCGCGGGCGGCGCTCAAGCACCAGCAGCCTTGTTGTGTATGGCTGACGGGGCTGTCCGGGTCGGGCAAGTCGACCCTGGCCAATGCCCTGGAAGTGCGGCTCAACGAGCAAGGGCGGCACACCTTTGTGCTCGATGGCGATAACTTGCGCACGGGGTTGTGCAACGACTTGGGCATGAGCGATACGGCGCGCAAGGAAAACATCCGGCGTATCGGCGAAGTGGCGCGGTTGATGGTGGACGCGGGATTGATCGTGATTGTTTCGGCGATATCTCCGTTCAGCGCCGACCGTGCGACCGCCAAAGCGCTGTTCGGGCCGGGGCAGTTCTTTGAGGTTTACATCAGCACGCCGTTTGACGTGTGTGCCCGACGCGACCCCAAGGGTTTGTACCGCGCGGCCCTGGAAGGGCGCATCAAGGCCTTCACCGGGCTGGACAGCCCTTATGAAGCGCCGCTATGCGCCGATTGCAAAATCAACACCGATGAGGTCGAGCTGGCTGACGCAGTCGAGCTGATTCTGGCGGTTCTGTTCAAAAAATGATCAGGTGCGGCCCCTGATGCGTCCTGGATAAAGCTCACGAACTAGGCGGCGCTCACCCTGTGCTAATATCGCGCCCCTGTTCATTTTGTATGTGGGTTGCTCCATGAAGTTGTCCATGCCGCGATTCGATCAAGCCCCTGTCTTGGTGGTCGGCGATGTCATGCTCGACCGTTACTGGCATGGTGGTACCTCACGGATTTCCCCTGAGGCGCCGGTGCCGGTCGTCAAGGTCGAGCAAATCGAAGACCGTCCAGGTGGCGCTGCCAACGTTGCCCTCAATATTGCCGCGCTCGGCGCCCCGGCCTCGCTGGTCGGCGTGACCGGCGACGACGAAGCCGCCGACAGCCTGGCCAACAGCCTGCGCGGTGCTGGCGTGCGTGCGCTGTTCCAGCGCATCGCCCACCAACCGACCATCGTCAAGCTGCGGGTGATGAGCCGTCACCAGCAATTGCTGCGTATCGATTTTGAAGAACCCTTCGCCACCGACGCCCTGGCCCTTAGCGGCCAGGTCGATCAGTTGCTTGAAGGTATCAAGGTGCTGGTGTTGTCCGACTACGGCAAAGGCGCCTTGAAGAATCACCAGGAACTGATCCAGGCCGCCAAGGCCAGGGGCATTCCGGTATTGGCTGATCCCAAGGGCAAGGACTTCTCGATTTATCGCGGAGCCAGCCTGATCACGCCCAATCTCAGTGAGTTCGAAGCCATCGTTGGCGGTTGCGCCGATGAGCACGACCTGGTGACCAAGGGCGCGGCGCTGATGGCCGACCTCGACCTCGGCGCCTTGCTGGTGACCCGTGGCGAGCACGGCATGACCCTGCTGCGCCCCGGCCACCCGGCGATGCACTTGCCGGCACGCGCCCGTGAAGTGTTCGACGTCACCGGCGCCGGTGACACCGTGATTTCCACCCTGGCTGCCTCGATTGCCGCCGGTGAGGAACTGCCCCACGCCGTGGCCCTGGCCAACCTGGCTGCGGGCATCGTGGTGGGCAAGCTGGGTACCGCTGCCATCAGCGCGCCTGAATTGCGCCGTGCAATTCAGCGCTCCGAAGGCTCGGAGCGGGGCGTGCTGACCATCGAGCAGTTGCTGCTGGCGATTGACGATGCTCGCGCTCACAACGAAAGCATCGTGTTCACCAACGGCTGCTTCGACATCCTGCACGCCGGTCACGTGACCTACCTGGAACAGGCCCGCGCCCAAGGCGATCGCCTGATCGTCGCGGTCAACGATGACGCTTCGGTCAGCCGCTTGAAAGGCCCTGGCCGTCCGATCAACAGCGTCGACCGGCGCATGGCCGTGTTGGCCGGTCTGGGGGCTGTGGACTGGGTGATCAGCTTCCCTGAAGCGACCCCGGAAAACCTGCTGGCCCAGGTCAAGCCGGACGTGCTGGTCAAGGGCGGTGACTATTCCGTCGACCAGGTCGTGGGGGCTGATATCGTCAGTGCCTACGGCGGTAAGGTCAAAGTGCTGGGCCTGGTCGAGAACAGCTCGACCACCGCCATTGTCGAGAAGATCCGCAACAATGAATAAGCAGGTTCTTGTCACCGGCGGCGCGGGCTTTATCGGCTCGCACCTGGTCGATGCGCTGCTCGCCAAAGGCTACGGTGTGCGGGTGCTGGATAACCTGTCCACCGGCAAGCGCAGCAACCTGCCGTTGAACAATCCGCGCGTCGAACTGCTGGAAGGCGATGTGGCCGATGCCGAGCTGGTCGCCCGTGCCGCTGTCGGCGCAGCCGCGGTGGTGCACCTGGCAGCGGTGGCCTCGGTGCAGGCGTCGGTGGATGATCCGGTCAGCACGCACCAGAGCAACTTCATCGGCACCTTGAATGTGTGCGAAGCCATGCGCAAGGCCGGTATCAAGCGCGTGGTTTATGCCTCCAGCGCTGCGGTATACGGCAACAATGGCGAAGGCGCTTCCATTGACGAAGCCACCACCAAGGCGCCGTTGACACCCTATGCGTCCGACAAGTTGGCCGGCGAGCACTACTTCGATTTCTACCGTCGCCAGCATGGCCTGGAGCCGGTGATCTTCCGCTTCTTCAATATCTTCGGGCCGCGCCAGGATCCGTCCTCGCCGTATTCCGGTGTGATCAGCATCTTCAGCGAGCGGGTGCAGCAGGGCGTACCGATTGCCGTGTTTGGCGATGGCGAGCAAACCCGCGACTTCATGTACGTGGGCGACCTGGTGGACTTGTTGGTGCAGGCGATTGAAGCGCCCGAGGCGCCATTGGGTGCAATCAATGTTGGCTGGAACCGCACCACGACGCTCAAGGATGTGCTGCAAGCCTTGGAAGACATCGTCGGCAAGCTGCCCGAGGTGACTTACGGGCCGGCCCGCTCCGGGGATATCCGGCATTCGCGGGCGAACAACCAGCGGTTACTGGCGAGTTTTACCCTGCCCGAGCCCACTCCTTTGAAGGTAGGCCTGGAGCACTTGCTCAAAGGCTGACGCGATGTGTAGTGAGCGGGCTTGCCCCGCGCTGGGCTGCGTAGCGGCCCCAAAAAATCAGGAGCGCTACGCACTCCAGCGCGGGGCAAGCCCGCTCACAACAGCGTGATTCAGGCCTTGGTTTTTTTCTTGGGTACGATCTTGCGCAGCACCCTTTGGGCCAGGCGCTTCAATTTCGACTCTTTCTCAGGCTCAGCCAGGCCTTGCTGGCGCAGCCAGTCCTTCCAGCGAATCCGCTCCTCACGCACCAGCCAGCCTTCCTGCTGGGCGAAGCTTTCCGCCAGGTACAAACCCCGCGTGCTCGCCGGGTACAGCTGGTCTTTCTTGACGGTGTAGAGCTCGGCCAGGGGCTGGCCGTCTTTCAATGGCATCAGGTACAGGTCCGGGCGCTGGCGGTCGAGGCGGGCGACCAGTTGATCACCTTCGAGGCGCTCGTCCACATGGAACAGGCTCAGGGATTTGGCTTCCTTGGGCACTTCCAGGCGCAGGTCGTAGATCAATTGCAGCGAGGCAGTTGGCAGGTGCACGTAGGCGCGCGGGCGTTCGATCAACTGGGTGGTGGCGCAGCGCACCGGGCGAGCCGCACCGGACAGCGGGCTGAGACGAAAGGGCAGGGCTTCGCGGTAATGCAGCGCGGAGGCATAGGGCGCCGGCAGCCAGGTGTCGTTGAAGCGCCCGCCCAGCCAGCCTTCCGGCGTTTCCAGCAGGCACTCTTCGGCAATTTCCTGGATGGCAGTGTGCAGCGGCAGGTTCAGCTCATGGGCAGGCACGTAGCCGGAGATCAGCTTGAGCACCACGTCGCCACGGTCCTGGCGGCGCTGGCGCACCAGCACCCAGTAATCCTTGTTTTGCCAATGCAGGGTCAGGCGCACCGACACGCCAAGGTTGGCCAGCTCCAGGGCGAAACGCTCGGGGTCCGGTACATCGACCGGCTTGCGCCGTTGCAGGGTCTGGGCAAAGTTGAGCGGCATGCCGACGCTCTGGTAGCTCAGGCCTTCGGGGGTGGCTTCGACGTGCAGCGGCAGTGTCTTGAAGTTGCTGGGGTTTTTTCTTATGAGCGTTCGCGGCATGTCGGCTCCTTCTTGCGACGGGGTCGGCCGCGTCGGCGGCATCAGAGTTGACGAATGACCTGGGCAGCGGTCGCCACGTTATGGGCCAGGTGCAGCGGGTTAATGGTCCCGACAATAGCACTGGCGACGCCCGTTTGCGCAAACAACAACATGAAACTGGCACGAATTGGATCCATTCCCGGCTCCAGGCAAACGTGGCCGCTGGCCAAGGCCTTTTTCACCAGGATGCCCTTGCCGTGGGCCGCCGCATATTCAATGACGGTTTTCTCGGCCTGTTCGTTCAAATTGTAGGTGACCATCGCGCAATCGCCCTGTTCCAGAGCCTTCATACCGCCCTCGACGGTTTTTCCGGAAAAGCCGAAGCCACGGATCTTGCCTTCCTGTTTCAACGCCGCCAGGGTCTGGTAGACCTCGCAGTCATTGAGGATATGCAGGTCGTTACCGTCAGAGTGCACCAGCACCAGGTCGATAAAATCGGTTTCAAGTCGTTTCAGACTGCGCTCGATCGACACCCGGGTGTGGGCCGCGCTGAAGTCGTGGCTCGACGCACCGTTCTCAAACTCTTCGCCGACTTTACTGACGATCACCCAATCTTTGCGCTGGCCGCGCAGCAGCGGCCCCAGGCGTTCTTCGCTCATGCCGTAGGCTGGCGCAGTGTCGATCAGGTTGATGCCCAGTTCGCGGGCCTGGCGCAACAGCATGCGCGCTTCGTCGTCAGCGGGGATCTGGAAGCTGCTGGGGTATTTCACCCCTTGGTCGCGGCCCAGCTTGACGGTGCCCAGGCCCAGCGGTGACACCAACAGGCCAGTGCTGCCCAAGGGGCGATGCAGGTCGTGCAGGGTAGGCAGGCTCATGGCAACAGTTGCTCCCAGGCAGGTGCGCCAATGGCGGGTTTTGGCAGGTCGGGTAGAGGTTCGGTGGTGCTTGGGCGGATACCGTCACGTTCCAGGCTATTGATCACTCGATCGGCGAAGTCCGGCGCCAGCGCCAGCTTGGTCGGCCAGCCCACCAGCAGGCGGTCTTGCTCGGCGACAAAGGCATTGTCGGGGCGGGTCAGGCCCGATTGCAGGGGCTCGGCACGGTCGACGCGCAGGGTGGCCCACTGGGTCTGGCTCATGTCGATCCACGGCAGCAATTGCGCCAGCTCTTTTTGCGCCGTGGCGATCTGTTCCTGCGGCGTGCGCGCCACACCATCGGCTTCGGCAATATCGCCGCCCATGTACCACACCCAGTTGCCATCGGCGGCCGGGTGAGTGGTGACGGTGATGCGTGGCTTGGTGCCGCCGCCCAGGCAGTGGGCATACAGCGGCTTGAGGCCGGGGCCCTTGGCGATGATCATGTGCAAGGGGCGTTTTTGCATGGCTGGCTGGCTGATACCCAGCGTGGTCAGCAGATCCGCCGTACCGGCGCCGGCACTCAACACGATGCGCTGGGCGCGGATCTCGCGACCGTCCACCCTCAAGCCCACCAGCGTGTCGCCCTCCAACAAAGGTTCTATGTGCTGGCCGGCGAGCAAACCATCGCCAGCCAGTTGGGCCAGTCGTTCGATCAGGCTCGGTACATCGATGACCAGCTCCGCCAGGCGATAGACCTTGCCCTTGAAGCGGCGGTCTTGCAGCGCCGGCGGCAAATCGTCGCCTTTGACTTGGTCGACACGGCCACGCACCGCCTTGCTGGCGAAGAAACTGGTGAGGTTGCCGGCAAGCGTGCCGGGGGACCACAGGTAATGCGCCTCAGACAACAGGCGCACGCCGCGCAGGTCCAGCTCGCCGTTACCCGCCAGTGCTTCGCGCCAGCGGCGCGGCATATCGGCAATGGCTTCAGAGGCGCCGGTGATCGCGCCATGCAGGGCGTATTTCGCACCGCCGTGAATGATCCCCTGGGACTTCACGCTTTGCCCGCCACCCAAGGTGGCGTTTTCCACCACCACCGTGGAAAACCCCTGGCGGCGCAGGCGCGCATTCAGCCAGAGGCCGGCAACCCCGGCGCCGACTATCAGAACGTCGGTGGAAATAACGGATGGCATGGGCGACCTCAGTGTTCAAGACAAGAGGCGCAGTATACAGGCTGTTGAGGAGTGGTCAGTGCCCGGCGGTTTTCGAGAACAGCTGAATCACCACCACGCCCAGCACAATCAGGCCCATCCCCAGCATCGCCGGAATATCCAGCTTCTGCCCGTAGATAAACAACGCCGCGATGCTGACCATCACAATGCCCATTCCAGCCCACACCGCGTAGGCCACGCCCACCGGTACGGTGCGCACCACCAGCGTCAGCATCCAGAACGCCACGCCGTAGCCGACGATCACCAGCAGCAGGGGGATGGGCGTGCTCCAGCCCTTGATGGCTTTCATGGAAACGGTGGCGATCACTTCCGAGCAGATGGCGATAGCCAGGTAGTAGTAGGCGGCATTCATGGGGCAGTCCTCGGGTAAAGCGATCAGTTAAGGCTGGCATTCTAGAGTTTAATCAGATGGGGTAAAGTCATTACCTATCCGAATTAGAGATGGGTTGAGCCATGAGCGTGCAGTGGGATCTGGAACAGATGCGCCTGTTTGTCAGCGTCGCCGAGCAGCGTTCGTTTTCGGCGGTGGCGCGCCAGCAGCGCAAGGCTCAATCGGCGGTCAGCAATGGGATTGCCATGCTGGAGGCGGACCTGGGCGTCAGCCTGTTCGAGCGCAGCAGCGGCCGCCAGCCCCGGCTGACCGAAGCTGGCAGCGTGTTGTTGGAGGAAGCACGCGAAGTATTGCGCCAGTGCGAGCGGCTCAATGGCCGGGCACTGTCATTGACCCGTGGTGAGGAAGCGTGCCTGCGCCTGGCCCAGGATGAAGCCATGTTGTTCCAACCGGTGCTCGACAGCCTGGAGGCGTTGGCGGGCCAGTACCCATTGCTGGAGGTGCAGTTGTCCAGCGCGGCCCAGGGTGATGTGGCGCGCAAGCTGGTGGAGCGCAAGGCTGACCTGGGCCTGCTGTTCTATCACGACCAGA of Pseudomonas azotoformans contains these proteins:
- a CDS encoding sulfotransferase family 2 domain-containing protein; its protein translation is MLQRLLWKLLPKPQRVFLLGRLSVVDRQAVNKSLSGYATLNPAFERHKCVFIHVPKCAGSSVCSALLDGRWPGHLPYYWYQQQFPEHCERSFKFAFVRDPLERAYSAYTYLRSNHMGGRDLHAQALVSSYRDFDHFVAGWLHPDNLRRQLHFAPQTDFLVDQVGHMAMDFLGRQESLEQDFRHLCERLGVTTFLPHLNISLGRRNEPVRDFCTLRTRRLVRRAYQRDYEVLGYE
- the cysC gene encoding adenylyl-sulfate kinase, with translation MNSPSLVSGSASIRPFGLSLSAAARAALKHQQPCCVWLTGLSGSGKSTLANALEVRLNEQGRHTFVLDGDNLRTGLCNDLGMSDTARKENIRRIGEVARLMVDAGLIVIVSAISPFSADRATAKALFGPGQFFEVYISTPFDVCARRDPKGLYRAALEGRIKAFTGLDSPYEAPLCADCKINTDEVELADAVELILAVLFKK
- the hldE gene encoding bifunctional D-glycero-beta-D-manno-heptose-7-phosphate kinase/D-glycero-beta-D-manno-heptose 1-phosphate adenylyltransferase HldE yields the protein MKLSMPRFDQAPVLVVGDVMLDRYWHGGTSRISPEAPVPVVKVEQIEDRPGGAANVALNIAALGAPASLVGVTGDDEAADSLANSLRGAGVRALFQRIAHQPTIVKLRVMSRHQQLLRIDFEEPFATDALALSGQVDQLLEGIKVLVLSDYGKGALKNHQELIQAAKARGIPVLADPKGKDFSIYRGASLITPNLSEFEAIVGGCADEHDLVTKGAALMADLDLGALLVTRGEHGMTLLRPGHPAMHLPARAREVFDVTGAGDTVISTLAASIAAGEELPHAVALANLAAGIVVGKLGTAAISAPELRRAIQRSEGSERGVLTIEQLLLAIDDARAHNESIVFTNGCFDILHAGHVTYLEQARAQGDRLIVAVNDDASVSRLKGPGRPINSVDRRMAVLAGLGAVDWVISFPEATPENLLAQVKPDVLVKGGDYSVDQVVGADIVSAYGGKVKVLGLVENSSTTAIVEKIRNNE
- a CDS encoding NAD-dependent epimerase/dehydratase family protein → MNKQVLVTGGAGFIGSHLVDALLAKGYGVRVLDNLSTGKRSNLPLNNPRVELLEGDVADAELVARAAVGAAAVVHLAAVASVQASVDDPVSTHQSNFIGTLNVCEAMRKAGIKRVVYASSAAVYGNNGEGASIDEATTKAPLTPYASDKLAGEHYFDFYRRQHGLEPVIFRFFNIFGPRQDPSSPYSGVISIFSERVQQGVPIAVFGDGEQTRDFMYVGDLVDLLVQAIEAPEAPLGAINVGWNRTTTLKDVLQALEDIVGKLPEVTYGPARSGDIRHSRANNQRLLASFTLPEPTPLKVGLEHLLKG
- a CDS encoding metal ABC transporter ATPase, producing MPRTLIRKNPSNFKTLPLHVEATPEGLSYQSVGMPLNFAQTLQRRKPVDVPDPERFALELANLGVSVRLTLHWQNKDYWVLVRQRRQDRGDVVLKLISGYVPAHELNLPLHTAIQEIAEECLLETPEGWLGGRFNDTWLPAPYASALHYREALPFRLSPLSGAARPVRCATTQLIERPRAYVHLPTASLQLIYDLRLEVPKEAKSLSLFHVDERLEGDQLVARLDRQRPDLYLMPLKDGQPLAELYTVKKDQLYPASTRGLYLAESFAQQEGWLVREERIRWKDWLRQQGLAEPEKESKLKRLAQRVLRKIVPKKKTKA
- a CDS encoding aldo/keto reductase; translation: MSLPTLHDLHRPLGSTGLLVSPLGLGTVKLGRDQGVKYPSSFQIPADDEARMLLRQARELGINLIDTAPAYGMSEERLGPLLRGQRKDWVIVSKVGEEFENGASSHDFSAAHTRVSIERSLKRLETDFIDLVLVHSDGNDLHILNDCEVYQTLAALKQEGKIRGFGFSGKTVEGGMKALEQGDCAMVTYNLNEQAEKTVIEYAAAHGKGILVKKALASGHVCLEPGMDPIRASFMLLFAQTGVASAIVGTINPLHLAHNVATAAQVIRQL
- a CDS encoding NAD(P)/FAD-dependent oxidoreductase, producing the protein MPSVISTDVLIVGAGVAGLWLNARLRRQGFSTVVVENATLGGGQSVKSQGIIHGGAKYALHGAITGASEAIADMPRRWREALAGNGELDLRGVRLLSEAHYLWSPGTLAGNLTSFFASKAVRGRVDQVKGDDLPPALQDRRFKGKVYRLAELVIDVPSLIERLAQLAGDGLLAGQHIEPLLEGDTLVGLRVDGREIRAQRIVLSAGAGTADLLTTLGISQPAMQKRPLHMIIAKGPGLKPLYAHCLGGGTKPRITVTTHPAADGNWVWYMGGDIAEADGVARTPQEQIATAQKELAQLLPWIDMSQTQWATLRVDRAEPLQSGLTRPDNAFVAEQDRLLVGWPTKLALAPDFADRVINSLERDGIRPSTTEPLPDLPKPAIGAPAWEQLLP
- a CDS encoding DMT family transporter — its product is MNAAYYYLAIAICSEVIATVSMKAIKGWSTPIPLLLVIVGYGVAFWMLTLVVRTVPVGVAYAVWAGMGIVMVSIAALFIYGQKLDIPAMLGMGLIVLGVVVIQLFSKTAGH
- a CDS encoding LysR family transcriptional regulator, with translation MSVQWDLEQMRLFVSVAEQRSFSAVARQQRKAQSAVSNGIAMLEADLGVSLFERSSGRQPRLTEAGSVLLEEAREVLRQCERLNGRALSLTRGEEACLRLAQDEAMLFQPVLDSLEALAGQYPLLEVQLSSAAQGDVARKLVERKADLGLLFYHDQIPEALERRVVGSVEMVTVCGVNHPLAKETYVTCQHLAQFRQLLMSTQTSVYPGSEAASPLVWRADSFYVLAEWLMSGLGWAWLPRHIVQYPTYQQQMVELDSEWTPPALVVELVWRRDEHLGPAARFLAKRFAECLQAIG